The Streptomyces sp. NBC_00162 genome window below encodes:
- a CDS encoding HAD-IIIC family phosphatase, translating to MTTGATGPTGLERLRELRTLGLLEKAYDEAPALLAAEESGPKGTSGAAAAGRLLAGLDPDAVLAHHPRTPVVTVAVTGESTVGHVVDPLTGELARHGLLLRPVLGEYGTYLRDLTDPGSELRAAAPDLTLCLLDAETLFAQVPTVWGPEDVVAAGEAALSRCAALAAGAATGTGTLVLNTVPLPRAYSHQLLDHRSRALLGAVWREFNARLLRLTETAPRLVVIDLEPLIGEGGPVTDPRLARYAKVQLGAELLAAYAREVAHLARAVRGMTRKCLVLDLDDTLWDGVLGERGPDGVAAAGTLRGEAFGAFQKCVKQLGSQGVLLAVSSKNDEDQVLAALRGHPDLVLREHDFVRINANWEPKDGNLADIADRLDIATDALVFADDSPAERARVRSGLPGVAVVPLDEEPALHVTRLLADGWFDTLRLTDEDRARTGEYHRQRERRALHEKAGSHEEFLRNLGVRVELGPPRAHEFARLSQLTLRTNQFNLTGGGHQESELAELAADPDGRLLLAARTADRFGDNGLVGAVLGTFADGALHLDNMWLSCRVLARGIEQACLAVLLARARALGLSAVTGRYVPTVRNHRVRDLYPSCGFTRIGTGAAEGGPVEFHHDLARVPDVPGHVRITEFLGGRPADEPR from the coding sequence CGGGAGCGACGGGACCCACCGGGCTGGAGCGGCTGCGCGAACTGCGCACGCTGGGCCTGCTGGAGAAGGCGTACGACGAGGCGCCGGCGCTCCTCGCGGCGGAAGAGAGCGGTCCCAAGGGCACGTCGGGCGCCGCGGCGGCCGGGCGGCTGCTCGCCGGTCTCGACCCCGATGCCGTGCTGGCCCACCATCCGCGGACCCCCGTCGTGACGGTGGCGGTCACCGGCGAGTCCACGGTGGGGCACGTCGTCGATCCGCTCACGGGTGAACTGGCCCGCCACGGCCTGCTGCTGAGGCCCGTCCTCGGCGAATACGGCACGTACCTGCGCGACCTGACAGATCCCGGCAGCGAACTCCGTGCGGCCGCACCGGATCTGACGCTGTGCCTGCTCGACGCGGAGACCTTGTTCGCCCAGGTGCCCACGGTGTGGGGACCCGAGGACGTGGTCGCGGCGGGAGAAGCGGCGCTGAGCCGGTGCGCCGCGCTGGCGGCCGGGGCCGCCACGGGCACCGGCACCCTGGTGCTCAACACCGTCCCGCTGCCGCGCGCCTACAGCCACCAGCTACTCGACCACCGCTCCCGGGCCCTCCTCGGCGCGGTGTGGCGGGAGTTCAACGCCCGCCTGCTGCGGCTCACCGAGACCGCCCCCCGCCTCGTGGTGATCGACCTGGAACCGCTGATCGGCGAGGGCGGGCCGGTCACCGACCCCCGCCTGGCCCGGTACGCCAAGGTCCAGCTCGGTGCGGAACTCCTCGCGGCGTACGCCCGCGAGGTCGCGCACCTGGCCCGGGCGGTGCGCGGCATGACCCGCAAGTGCCTGGTGCTCGACCTCGACGACACCCTGTGGGACGGGGTGCTCGGCGAGCGGGGACCCGACGGGGTCGCGGCGGCTGGCACGCTGCGCGGCGAGGCGTTCGGAGCCTTCCAGAAGTGCGTCAAACAGCTCGGCTCGCAGGGGGTGCTCCTCGCGGTCAGCAGCAAGAACGACGAGGACCAGGTCCTCGCGGCCCTGCGCGGACATCCCGATCTCGTGCTGCGCGAGCACGACTTCGTACGGATCAACGCCAACTGGGAGCCCAAGGACGGCAACCTCGCGGACATCGCGGACCGGCTGGACATCGCCACCGACGCCCTCGTCTTCGCCGACGACTCGCCGGCCGAGCGCGCCCGGGTGCGGTCCGGCCTGCCCGGGGTGGCCGTCGTACCGCTCGACGAGGAGCCCGCGCTGCACGTGACCCGGCTGCTCGCGGACGGCTGGTTCGACACCCTGCGGCTGACCGACGAGGACCGGGCCAGGACCGGCGAGTACCACCGGCAGCGCGAACGCCGGGCCCTGCACGAGAAGGCCGGCTCGCACGAGGAGTTCCTGCGGAACCTCGGGGTGCGCGTCGAACTCGGCCCGCCCCGGGCCCACGAGTTCGCCCGCCTGTCCCAGCTGACCCTGCGCACCAACCAGTTCAACCTCACGGGCGGCGGACACCAGGAGTCCGAGCTGGCCGAGTTGGCCGCCGACCCGGACGGCCGCCTGCTGCTGGCCGCCCGCACCGCGGACCGGTTCGGCGACAACGGCCTGGTCGGAGCGGTGCTGGGGACCTTCGCCGACGGGGCGCTGCACCTGGACAACATGTGGCTCAGCTGCCGGGTGCTCGCCCGGGGGATCGAACAGGCCTGCCTCGCCGTGCTGCTGGCCCGGGCCCGCGCGCTCGGGCTGTCCGCGGTGACGGGCCGGTACGTGCCCACCGTACGCAACCACCGCGTCCGTGATCTCTACCCGTCCTGCGGTTTCACCCGGATCGGGACCGGCGCGGCCGAGGGCGGGCCGGTGGAGTTCCACCACGACCTGGCACGGGTGCCGGACGTACCCGGTCATGTGCGCATCACCGAATTCCTGGGGGGAAGGCCGGCCGATGAGCCTCGATAG